CCGCGCCCGTAAACCATCAGCGACTCGGGTGAGTCGGTCTCCACCAGCCGCATGGCCAGGTTCTTCTCAATTTCCTTAAACAGGCGTTCGCGCAGGTGGCGCGATGTTACAAACTTCCCTTCACGGCCGTAAAACGGTGAGTTGTTGATGGTAAACAGCATGCTCATCGTAGGCTCGTCAATCTGCAATGGTTTCAGGGCTTCCGGCACTTCAAAATCGGCGATAGTATCCCCGATTTCAAAATCGTCGATGCCAAGTACCGCGCAGATTTCACCCGGCAGCACGTCAGTCTTCATCTTCTCCTTGCCCAGCCCTTCAAACACGTACAATTCTTTTATTTTCGACTTGAATACCCGGCCGTCCTGCTTGATCAGCGAAACATTCTGTCCCCAGCGCAGCACTCCGCGCGACAGGCGACCCACGGCAATCCGGCCGACGTAGGACGAATAATCCAGAGAAGTGATCTGCATCTGGGTAGATCCTTCTTCGAAGACCGGCGCAGGAATATATTCAATAATGGTATCCAGCAGATAACTGATGTCGTCGGCAGGCTGCCGCCAGTCTCCCGACATCCACCCTTCCTTGGATGAACCAAAAACAGTCGGAAAATTAAGCTGGTCTTCGGTGGCATCAAGGTTGAACATCAGGTCGAAAACGGATTCCTGCACCCCTTCCGGATCGCAGTTGGGCTTATCCACCTTGTTAATTACCACAATGGGTTTCAGGTTCAGGGCCAGCGCTTTCTGGAGCACAAACCGCGTCTGAGGCATCGGCCCTTCAAAAGCGTCCACCAGCAGCAACACCCCGTCGGCCATATTGAGCACACGCTCTACCTCACCGCCGAAATCACTGTGTCCGGGTGTGTCTATAATATTGATTTTAAATCCCTTATACCTTACCGACACATTTTTCGACAAAATGGTAATTCCCCTTTCCCTTTCCAGGTCATTGCTGTCGAGGATCAGCTCCCCCATATCCTGGTTTTCCCTGAAGAGTTTCACCTGGTGCAGGATCCGGTCAACGAGGGTGGTCTTTCCGTGATCGACGTGTGCAATGATGGCTATATTCCTGATATTCTGCATGCTGGCATTTTTAGAGTAAAAATTTTTTGGAAGTGCAAAAGTACTTATAATATTAATACCTGATTTATAATGGTTTTAAAGTTTCTGAAATCATTTTTCAAAAGGGGGTAATTCGTTATTTGATGTGCTTGAAAAAAAAATCAAAGTCCCGTTGGTGATAAATTCAATCTCCATATGCTAGCGTGGGCTGACTTTAATTTCTGATTCAGAGCTCAGATTTTAAAGAATTGCAACATAACTCTGCGTGCTTTACTCCGGGCTTCAGCCCGGGGAAAATGCAGATCCCCGGCTTTACGGCTTTAGCCGTAAATCCGGGAGAAGCCTGAACAGGGAAAGTTCCGGGCTTGCCGGTTTTTACTATTGCAGGGTTGCCTATAAACTTTTGCCGCATTTTGGGCTAAAGCCCCCGCGTTTACCAGCTCCCTATTACCCCTGGCTCAAGCCGGGGGTAATAAACCGGAATTGAGAATCTTCAGAAACTACGGGATATAAAGGAAATTGAGCTTAGGGATAAACGGATTCAAACATCAGAATTCTGATAAAAAGTAAGATAACTCTGCATGCTTTACTCCGGGCTTTAGCCCGGGGAAAACGCAGATCCCCGGACCAAACGGCTTTAGCCGAAAAGCCGGGCAAAGCCTGAACAGGGAAAGTTCCGGGCTTGCCGGTTTTTACTATTGCAGGATTGCCTATAAACTTTTGCCGCATTTTGGGCTAAAGCCCCCACGTTTACCAGCTCCCTAATACCCCCGGCTCAAGCCGGGGGTAATAAACCGGAATTGAAAATCTTCAGAAACTACGGGACATAATGGAAATTGAGTCTAAGGCTAAACAGATTCAAACATCAGAATTCTGATAAAAAGTAAGATAACTCTGCATGCTTTACTCCGGGCTTCAGCCCGGGGAAAATGCAGATCCCCGGACCAAACGGCTTTAGCCGTAAAGCCGGGAGAAGCCTGAACTGGGGAAATTCCGGGCTTGCCGGGATTAACTGATGCCGGGCTGCCTATAAACTTTTGCCGTATTTTGGGCTGAAGCCCCCGCGTTTACCAGCTCCCTATTACCCCTGGCTCAAGCCGGGGGTAATAAACCGGAATTGAGAATCTTCAGAAACTACGGGATATAAAGGAAATTGAGCTTAGGGATAAACGGATTCAAACATCAGAATTCTGATAAAAAGTAAGATAACTCTGCATGCTTTACTCCGGGCTTCAGCCCGGGGAAAATGCAGATCCCCGGACCAAACGGCTTTAGCCGTAAAGCCGGGAGAAGCCTGAACTGGGGAAGTTCCGGGCTTGCCGGTATTAACTGATGCCGGGCTGCCTATAAACTTTTGCCGTATTTTGGGCTAAAACCCCCGCGTTGGCAAGGCCCCTTTTTGAATGATACAGTAGGATCATTCGGACCTGGATGAATTTTGTGCTTTACCGAAGCAGTCAGGCAAAGAGGGCTGAGACATTCTGGTCTTTGGTAGATTAATAATTCTGAATACCCTCAGGCACATCAATTAATAAAAAGCCCCAAAAACCGCAAAAAGCAATGAAATACATTTTTTACATACTAAAAATGAAATAGATTTACGAAATTTGTGCATTCAAATATCTGATTACCGGAATGTCCAAAATCATAACTATTTCCGAAGCTGCATCAATCGCCATCCACAGCATGGTATTGATTGCCGGTGCAAAAGATCATCTTAACGTAACGCAAATCGCTGAAAGGATGGGTTCTTCGCGGCATCATGTAGCCAAAATCCTGCAACGGCTGGTAAAGGAAGGTTACCTGAGCAGCAACCGGGGCCCCGCCGGCGGCTTTACCCTTAAGAAACCCGCCAGCGATGTCAGCCTCATGGAAATATTCGAAACCATAGAAGGAAAACTCAGCGAAACATCCTGCCCCCTCGACCACCCGGTGTGCCCTTTCGACAAATGCCTGATGGGCAACATTGTTACAAAGATGACCCGTGAGTTCAGAAAGTATATGGAGGAACAAAAACTCTCTGATTATATCAAACATTAGTTGTTTTCTCCGGCTCCTTCACGCCTGTTGAAAGACCGCACACAATCATTAAACCGTTTCAGAAAGTTTACATACCAGCAGGCTGACAGCTGATCAGTAACTAATCTATGACTAAGGGTAGATTTTACGGTGATGTCAACCTGAAAAAAGATAATGGTTTGCAGACAGTTTTTACACCACACAATTACAAAACAGGCAATTTTTAGCTTGATTATCCAACCCTGACCGCTATTTGTCATAGCCCTGATCAATTATTTCAGCAATTATATCATTGCATACCAACGCTTTAAAAAATTTTCCAATTTTTTTTTGGAAAAAGTTTGCGGCGCTAAAATTAATTGTATATTTGCGTATTCAAATACCGAATTACACAAACAACATTCAAGATGGTAAAAGTGGTTCATATCTCCGAGGCAGCTTCACTTGCGGTGCACAGTATGGCCCTTATTGCAGGCAGTAAGGAAATGCTGAACGTTAACCAGATTGCTGACCTGACCCATGCCTCACGAAATCACCTGGCCAAGGTTATGCAAACCCTGGTTAAGAACAATTACCTTGAATCGGTCAGGGGCCCCAAAGGCGGCTTCACCCTCAAAGGCGATGCAGCAGGCATCACCTTGCTGGAGATTTACGAGCTGATTGAAGGAACGCTTGAACACAAATATTGTGGAATCGGTGACCAGAAATGTCCGTTCAGAACCTGCGTATTCGGGGGGCTGGCCGACAGATTCTCCAGAGAATTCACCAACTACCTGAGGAATACTACTTTGTCACAATTAATATAATCACTATATTTTTACGATGAAAAGGACCATTATTAAAATTGATGAAGATTTGTGCAACGGATGCGGCAATTGTGTACCGAATTGCCATGAAGGCGCACTGCAGATTATCGACGGAAAAGCCAGGCTGATCAGCGACCTGTTCTGCGACGGACTGGGCGCCTGCATCGGACACTGCCCCGAGGGAGCCATTGCCATGGAAGAGCGTGAGGCAGAACCCTATGATGAAATCAAGGTAATGGAGCTGATGGTTCCCAAAGGCCGCAACACAATTCTGGCTCATCTGGAGCATCTGCGCGATCACAACGAAACCGAACTGCTCAAACAGGCCATCAATTACATCAAGGAAAACAATATTGATATGAGTCCGAAAAATGGCGAAACCTTACACAATCACACCCACCATCA
This sequence is a window from Lentimicrobium saccharophilum. Protein-coding genes within it:
- the typA gene encoding translational GTPase TypA — its product is MQNIRNIAIIAHVDHGKTTLVDRILHQVKLFRENQDMGELILDSNDLERERGITILSKNVSVRYKGFKINIIDTPGHSDFGGEVERVLNMADGVLLLVDAFEGPMPQTRFVLQKALALNLKPIVVINKVDKPNCDPEGVQESVFDLMFNLDATEDQLNFPTVFGSSKEGWMSGDWRQPADDISYLLDTIIEYIPAPVFEEGSTQMQITSLDYSSYVGRIAVGRLSRGVLRWGQNVSLIKQDGRVFKSKIKELYVFEGLGKEKMKTDVLPGEICAVLGIDDFEIGDTIADFEVPEALKPLQIDEPTMSMLFTINNSPFYGREGKFVTSRHLRERLFKEIEKNLAMRLVETDSPESLMVYGRGILHLSILVETMRREGYELQLGQPQVIIKKIDGVDNEPVEMLTVHVPEAFSGKVIELVTQRRGEIVTIETKGDRIHLEFKIPSRGIIGLRNNVLTATEGEAIMAHRFLAYEPWKGEIQGRRNGSLIAMETGQAIAYSIDKLQDRGAFFVHPNEDIYAGQVIGEHIRPDDLMVNVTKTKKLTNVRASGSDEKIFIIPAIKFSLEEAMEYIGKDEYLEVTPRSLRLRKIILDEHERKRASKV
- a CDS encoding RrF2 family transcriptional regulator; the protein is MSKIITISEAASIAIHSMVLIAGAKDHLNVTQIAERMGSSRHHVAKILQRLVKEGYLSSNRGPAGGFTLKKPASDVSLMEIFETIEGKLSETSCPLDHPVCPFDKCLMGNIVTKMTREFRKYMEEQKLSDYIKH
- a CDS encoding RrF2 family transcriptional regulator, translated to MVKVVHISEAASLAVHSMALIAGSKEMLNVNQIADLTHASRNHLAKVMQTLVKNNYLESVRGPKGGFTLKGDAAGITLLEIYELIEGTLEHKYCGIGDQKCPFRTCVFGGLADRFSREFTNYLRNTTLSQLI